The DNA window ATCACGGCCGCCAGCGGATGCATGCAGGCCAGCGCCAGGAAGACCGGCAGGTAGCCGACCAGGTCGAGCGTGATGCCGACATAGCTGGTGAAGAACGACGCGCCGACCGTGCCGCAGGCGTTGACCAGGCCGAGTGCGACGCCGACGCCCTTGTCGCGGAACAGGTCGGTGACCATGATGTTGGCGAACACCAGCCACAGGTAAGCCACGAAGTAGGCCACCGACAGCAGCGCGATCACCAGCGGCAGGCTGGTGCTGTGCGGCACCAGGAAGATCAGCGGCGCCAGCACGGCGCTGCACTGCATGATGCGCATGCGGCTGCGCACGGGCGACCAGCCGCGCTTGACCAGCCGGTCCGAGAAGATGCCGATGCCGACCATGATGATGGACGCCACCAGCGGCGCGATCCACAGCAGGTAGCCGATCTCCTTCAGGGTCAGGCCCATCTTTTCCTGCAGGTAGCCGGCCTGCCAGTAGTTGAGGAAGAACCACAGCGGATCGGACACCACGCGGGCCAGCAGGATGCCCCACAGGGCCGGATGCCGCAGGATGTCGAGCGCACGCGCCTTCACCTTCGGTGCGCCCGCCCGATCGCGATAGGCCGGCGGGTTGCGGTCCGCGAAGAACCATGCAATTCCGAAGAAGATGCCGATCGCCCCCGGCAGGATGAAGGCATAGTGCCAGCTGGTCTGCAGCGTGATCCACACGATCAGCGGCGTGCAGATGATCGGCCCGGCCGACTGCAGCGCGCTGCGCAGCGAGCCGGCGGTGCCGATCTTCGCCTTCGGGAACCAGATCACCAGCGCCATCATGGATGCCGGCAGCAGGCCCGCTTC is part of the Pseudoduganella lutea genome and encodes:
- a CDS encoding MFS transporter, with protein sequence MASISPPQAAGAAPGSTATTAAAPDDTVPFKAWIILALLTIESILGIIDRQSISALKTTLMAEFGTDNAGYSMLVNAFLIPYALFYPVCGALVDRYGTRRTLSTFVILWSSATLLCGVARSLEEMIVYRAIIGAAEAGLLPASMMALVIWFPKAKIGTAGSLRSALQSAGPIICTPLIVWITLQTSWHYAFILPGAIGIFFGIAWFFADRNPPAYRDRAGAPKVKARALDILRHPALWGILLARVVSDPLWFFLNYWQAGYLQEKMGLTLKEIGYLLWIAPLVASIIMVGIGIFSDRLVKRGWSPVRSRMRIMQCSAVLAPLIFLVPHSTSLPLVIALLSVAYFVAYLWLVFANIMVTDLFRDKGVGVALGLVNACGTVGASFFTSYVGITLDLVGYLPVFLALACMHPLAAVILQVGYGRRVKAEAAAMKAT